In Anaeromicrobium sediminis, the genomic window TTGTTTACACGTTAAATCTAAAGATTATTACATCCCCGTCTTTAACTACATAATCCTTACCTTCAAGTCTAACTAATCCCTTTTCCTTAGCAGCTGCCATAGAACCTGTTTCGACTAAATCGTTAAAGGCGATAGTCTCTGCACGGATAAATCCTCTTTCCATATCAGTGTGGATCTTTCCTGCTGCTTGAGGTGCCTTAGTACCTATCTTAATAGTCCAAGCACGAACTTCTTGAGGCCCAGCTGTTAAGAAACTCATAAGTCCTAATAATCTGTATCCGGCTTGTATAAGTCTATCAAGTCCTGATTCTGATAATCCTAGTTCTTCTAAGAACTCAGCCTTTTCATCATCTTCAAGTTGAGAAATCTCTTCTTCTATCTTAGCACATACTATAACTACTTCTGCATCTTCAGTTTTAGCATGTTCCTTAACTTCTTTAACCATGTCGTTTTCTTCACCTGAGATTAAATCATCTTCAGATACGTTAGATACATAAATAATAGGTTTATATGATAGAAGGTTAAATCCTTTAACCATTTCCTTTTCATCATCTGTTAAATCAAGTACACGAGCTGATTGTCCATTTTCTAATACTTCTTTAATTCTTTCTAATAATTCAACTTCAGCCTTTAATGACTTATCTGACTTTAAAAGTTTTTTAGCTTTCATAAGTCTTCTATCTATAATCTCAATATCTGAGAATATTAATTCAAGATTGATAGTCTCAATATCTCTAAGTGGTCCTACAGAACCATCTACGTGGACTACGTTAGGATCTTCAAAACATCTTACTACATGTACTATAGCTTCTACTTCTCTAA contains:
- the ychF gene encoding redox-regulated ATPase YchF: MKLGIVGLPNVGKSTLFNAVTKAGAESANYPFCTIDPNVGVVSVPDERLDVLREIYDSKKLVPTAIEFYDIAGLVKGASKGEGLGNKFLSHIREVEAIVHVVRCFEDPNVVHVDGSVGPLRDIETINLELIFSDIEIIDRRLMKAKKLLKSDKSLKAEVELLERIKEVLENGQSARVLDLTDDEKEMVKGFNLLSYKPIIYVSNVSEDDLISGEENDMVKEVKEHAKTEDAEVVIVCAKIEEEISQLEDDEKAEFLEELGLSESGLDRLIQAGYRLLGLMSFLTAGPQEVRAWTIKIGTKAPQAAGKIHTDMERGFIRAETIAFNDLVETGSMAAAKEKGLVRLEGKDYVVKDGDVIIFRFNV